Genomic window (Sphaeramia orbicularis chromosome 7, fSphaOr1.1, whole genome shotgun sequence):
GACAATTTGAACACAAATCAGCCTCATGAAATGTAACTGAAAAGACTGAAATgcctgtgaaaaatgaaaaaacccaaacattttggCTGTGTACTCATGCTCCAGAAATTCCATATAAACATGGAGGAGGGGAGGTTCATGACCTGTACTGCTTAGACAGTATACTCTCTTACTGTGCATAGGCTAAATCAAAGGTTTTTGTGGCTGAACACCAAAAGCCCAGGTTTGTCCAGTGATTGGTCAATACAGCTGTCACTCATCTGTTTTAGTACCCCCCTGAAATTTGTCATTTGAAAACCAATTTCATTAATTGAACAGTGTCTAAAGCCTGAAACAGAGCAAAAAGGGGATCGGAAAGCTTTTCCTCTCAAACACCTTTAATTATAATGTGTTAAAAGGCTAATATGAAATTATTCACCCAATCACTAAAAAATCTTACATACTGCAGATTTAATAATAGCTTTAACCCTTCAGAGTACCTGGACGTGCCAACATATCCAAATCACAAACCAATTTAAGATGCAGCAGACGAAGCATCGCTGAGTCTTCCTTTCAACTTGTGTGAAAATGCAGATGTCAAAGTAATtctgtgaaaacataattttctgCAATGTTGTCATCATGTTTGGTGCGCATATCAGTGCAGGAAGAGATGGTAAAAATGGGCTTCTAAGGGAAGAACTTTAgtgaaaaaaaccaacaacatgtCATCGTGTTTGCTGGAAAAGTGAAccacatcaaccaatcagatagTGCATCTTGTGTCACCTGATTGTTTTTAGAAATAGTTCTGTATAGTTTTCTGAGTTGTTAAAAAATGATTAATTGAACATGTTTGTCCATCGTCTTGTGACACCTAATTGTTTTGTAAATAGCTGTGTATAATTGTATATAATTTGCTAAATTTGTAATTTTGTTTAGAAATTATCAATTCATTTGTAGATTCTAAGTTGTAAAAATGATTCATTCAACACTCGAGGATGATGTGATTGAGATTTGGGTGGCCAGGggtcaaagttgttttttttttttggccacaacTACTAGTAACTGAAGGAAATACGTAAAAGATTTTGTTGCAAGAATAATGGAGGTATAAGGTACTtgttaaaacaaagtatgttttGAATTAGACAATGCTGTGACCTTAAATCCCCTGGATTAGGATTATTACCTCAACAAAATATTATTAACCCTCACTGAGAGTTTGGTTTTGACccgctctatatgtaaagtgtcgtgagataacttttgttgtgattaggtgctgtataaataaaatttgattgattgattgattgattgactgattgaaagacccaaacagctattGGCAACCAAAatgatctactgatctaaaatatttaatagcttctgaaccactaaacctaccaATACATGATTGATGTAAAATGTGGATTGTCATCTTTtcgtcatcagatgtgacccatttaaatgttcagaggctctgtaatgaacatggaaacatcttcTACAATACTTACCAGTAAAATCCACGGAGTTTGATGAATGATGGTGGATTGAgacgtttgtttttatgttcagttaatgatatattttgcttaaagAGTCAtacttttctgtttctgatataataaacctcaactttaatttgatctttaatgaacatcctcatgatcaataaattagatgtaggaaaataactgattttcattgaaaaaaaccaaaatgcaaagggtaatgttataataaattatgataaatcacttaagaaaggttacatagagagcaaaatttatttgagaactgccacaaaagcagctctgagtctttatgggttaaagattaaAACTCTACATGTTTTCTGCAAAATTCTTTTAATTTTTGTTGTTCTGTAATATTCACATAAACATTAtagagtatttagtattttttcagGCTAACGGAACTATGGAAAATGGGTGGTGTCACTAACTGCTCTGTGTTGGTATTTTAATTGATCTTAATTGTTCTTCGGTTCCTCCCATCTTGGACATCCACCCATGTACACAGGTCCCAGTTATTATTAGAAGTGGCTCGACTACGAGGTAAGTCCCTCTAATATTTTTCAACAAATCAATCTGTAAGAAGCTCTTTTCTGTTTATTCCTGTCCACTCACTTTGTGACAGTCAGTTACTCAGTGATTAGAATGCCCCCGAGCTTGACCAGGACATAGAGCAGACAGATTACAGTGGATGTTAATGAGGGCCATTTAGCAGTCTCCAGTACTTCCCCTGACACAGAAAACCAAGTTGTGCTGCATAATATGTCACACTTGTACACATTTTTAAATagcgtttttttttaaatcacagatTGGATACAATGGAAGTGAAGGTGTATGTGGATGGAATCCCTCGTGTGGTCTGTGGACTTACTGAGGACACGACATGTCAGCAAGTGGTCATAGCATTGGCTCAAGCTCTAGGTATGTGCATTCAGTTTCTTTATAAGCAATATTAATATgtgttgcactgtaaaaaaaaaaaaaaaaacataaaaaaacggtaatattccagcagctggggtgccaaaaaaacactgttaaataatggaaaataatcacCTCATAAAAAtagggtaattttccataattaaaatacagttttttgccctaactgtacatgagattttgctttttttttttttttttttttactttttaatgtttaataaagaatatttacatatattaaaacaatcaaattacctctctctctctctctctctctctctctatatatatatatatatatatatatatatatatatatatatatacagggtggggaagcaaaatttacaatattttgaggcagggattgaaagacagtgtatgaccaattagtttattgaaagtcatgagaatttatttgccacaagaaaatttacataatagaaaatgtttttattctatgtgtcctccttctttctcaataactgccttcacacgcttcctgaaacttgcgcaaatgttcctcaaatattcgggtgacaacttctcccattcttcttcaatagtatcttccagactttctcgtaatagttttgctcatagtcattctcttctttacattataaacagtctttatggacactccaactatttttgaaatctcctttggtgtgacgagtgcattcagcaaatcacacactctttgacatttgctttcctgattactcatatgggcaaaactttctgaaaaggtatggataatagtgttaggtatgattatgacatcaatatatgtttggtttcaaaacaattgacgtagtgtctgttgagaaaaaacaactaaatgttcattgtaaattttgcttccccaccctgtatgtgtgtgtatatatatatatatatatatatatatatatatatatacacacacacacacataaacaattttcaatgagactaagttgtacaaatccactgataaaaactgtatttggacagtttatcagtgcttgtacatattatacattcacaaaaatacatttaacatttttgttgtgaaacctcctgtaattacacaagatatttgtcaattaacaaacaagtcttgttaaacttacacaacaaatacttcttttatggtgaATTGTcagttgttttatctcattttatttatttatttattttttacggtattaaactttaaattaacagtttaatctcataaatagaaaagaaatatttgtgaaattacaatacatttgcaaatgtattttaactttttttctgtgaaggaaattttttttttttttattgaaattttatggttaatcacagctacagttttttcatgttattttaaatttgacatctaaaatcacagtctatttttgtaatttcattgatattttcctgtatcttaaaaatacaggaaaaacctgtaaaataaacagtgaaaattccattaaattacagattttttttttacagtgtgtaacaTGTTGACGGAACTCAAAGCACACTGCCATTCTCCTTTTCAGGTCAGCCAGGACGCTACATGTTGCAGGAGAAATTTAAGGACTTTGAGCGTTACATGATGCCCAACGAATGTCTCCTGGAGACACTTGAGAAATACGGTGAGCAAGTGAAGGAAGTCCAGCTCATCCTGATTCACAACGGACCCTCAGTCTGGGATGAAATGAGCAGAGCTAAAGTGGGCAGATACCAACCTTGCCCACCACTGAGGAGAAAAGATGTGGTGAGCAAAATGCGGCGGAGCAGTGGTTCCCTTACTTTACATCGCCAAAGCTTGCCACCATTGAACTGTTTGAAGGAGGAAACGGAGCAGCAAAAAGATGTGAAAAGACCTAAAAGAAAGTCCCTGACACTAATGGAGGATGCATGGGAATGGCTAGAAAGTCTGGGAAAAGGCAAGGTGTACAGTACTGCTGGTGACAAGGAAAGCACTAAGAAGACTGATAAAAGAAATCGCATATCTTTGGATGTTTCTCTCACTGTTTGCAAAGATAATTCAGGGCGAAGCAGCAAAGGCAAAGTCAGAGGTCAGAAAACTTTAAGCTCAGAGTTGGATCATCAGACGTCCTGCTGTTTGGGAAGTCAGACAAGAGAAAAGGAAAGTAAACATTCCAAGAAAAGTCACGAGATAAAAGCCATAGACCTGTCCAGCTCAAGCACTGTTCAAACTGAAGATGAGAAAAACAGGTTAAGCAAAACCATAACACATCAGCTCAGCCGTTTGCACGATCTTCACATCCAGATAGCACATGTAGATCAACAGATTTTTGAACTTGAAGAACGGCAAAAGGTGAGGAAAGCTGAGGAAGAGGCCCAGCAGAGGGTGGTAGAAGAGGAGCTGGAGCAGATCAAGTTTTGGGAGAATGAACTCAAGGCAGAGGAAGGTTATGAGCAAGAGTTGCAACGACAATTCCTTGAGATGAGGGCGAAGGCTGTGGATTGCAAGGCCAAACTAGAGGACTACAAGTGTGAAATAGAGGGCTTTGGTTTTCACAATGCTCCTCAAGAGGATTCAGAAACAAAATCTTCCCCAAATACTGTCAGTCATGTTTCAACTGTTTCCACACTGAACTTCAATCAGCAGCAATCTCATCTACATCCAGATGTAAATATTAACAGGAAGTTGCAACCCAGAGTAGCCTGCAGCCCTCCACATGCTCTAGTTCCTCCCAGTCAGATAAAGGAACGACGGCCCACGGGACCAACGGAGCTCAGAGAGTGGTGGACACGCTGGTCTGAAGGCCAGAGCTCCAAGCCTCAGAATAAAAACAAGGTTCTTCACCGCTCTGAGCTCACCATTTACCTGGCCAGTACAAAGGTGTAGAATTAAAGTGCAaatcaagtttttaaaaaaatttaaaaaaaatactactacaaatGGACTTCGTAGACTTACTTTAACTGCTCAGAGCAGCCATAATCCAGTCAAGTCACCAAGAGTGTTTTACATTTAATTGAACACACTTCTTAACTTGTGGACTAGTCAAGGGATTGTACAGAGGTGCCACTGAGCCTTGCATTGGATTTTGTTATAATCATACTATTTTGATCCCATAGTCCCACATCTCAGAGACCATGTTCCATATTGCTACTGAAGGGAATACATGCATTTAAGGAGAGCATTGTTTCTTATATCCACGTTGCAAAGTTCAACTGTGTTGTCAGAAAACatgtaaaagaaaatgtaaagttTAGCAAGTTGCCATCAACTGTTGTCAAATATCACTATAAACTAAGTGTTCAGTGATGACGGgggctttttgttcattttgattccACGCTGTAAACACTTGCTTTCGCATTTACTCAAAATTAACCAGTAAGTTCAATCtgaattcttattttcaggtaaGATAAAATGCCTAGTGTGGAGAATAATCTCTTTATGCTTTGTTAAGTATGTTATCACTCAAAGACTTGATTATTTGATCAGAATGAGAAACAGGTCCACAGCTTTTCCAGTCTTCTACTTTTGTAAATCTCCAAGTTTAATTCTAATAAACTGTTAAATCCTCCACATACTGAAGACCTCAACAGCATCCTGCCGAGTCAATTGTGCGTTTCTTTAAGTAGGAAGATGCATCAAAATGTAGGTCAACCTCATGGACATCCTACATTTGTTTTGTGTAGATCTGGTCCCTATAGTTACACTGGAGTAGAAGAGCTGCAAAAACAGTTTGAATACTATTAGTTTTCTTGAGTGgtctc
Coding sequences:
- the rassf11 gene encoding ras association domain-containing protein 8; this translates as MEVKVYVDGIPRVVCGLTEDTTCQQVVIALAQALGQPGRYMLQEKFKDFERYMMPNECLLETLEKYGEQVKEVQLILIHNGPSVWDEMSRAKVGRYQPCPPLRRKDVVSKMRRSSGSLTLHRQSLPPLNCLKEETEQQKDVKRPKRKSLTLMEDAWEWLESLGKGKVYSTAGDKESTKKTDKRNRISLDVSLTVCKDNSGRSSKGKVRGQKTLSSELDHQTSCCLGSQTREKESKHSKKSHEIKAIDLSSSSTVQTEDEKNRLSKTITHQLSRLHDLHIQIAHVDQQIFELEERQKVRKAEEEAQQRVVEEELEQIKFWENELKAEEGYEQELQRQFLEMRAKAVDCKAKLEDYKCEIEGFGFHNAPQEDSETKSSPNTVSHVSTVSTLNFNQQQSHLHPDVNINRKLQPRVACSPPHALVPPSQIKERRPTGPTELREWWTRWSEGQSSKPQNKNKVLHRSELTIYLASTKV